A stretch of DNA from Anopheles nili chromosome 2, idAnoNiliSN_F5_01, whole genome shotgun sequence:
TTGTAACGTTTTTGTGTAACGATATTGCCGGATAATACGCGCCTTTGAACATGTCTGTGAACGCTTCTCCCTGGCAGATGccgtttttgaaaaaatgaatctTACTTCCCGGCTGCACCTTCAACGATTTCAACGTTTCATTAACACGATCCTTGTCCTCGTAGTAAAGGTGGCTCTTAAATTTCACCAAGGGTCGATCTTTGAATGTGTTCGAAGTATGATTGGTTTGTTGTTCATTAGGTAACGTTATAAGAAAACCTAACGTATCACCTTCTGCGTATCCAACACTATAGTGCTTTCCATGTGACTCGTGGAATTTTGTACCCTTACGAGAGCGCCATGAATATCCAAACTTATCATACCCCAGAGGTGCTTGTAGATTTGCATATTCCTGGCCCCATCCCAAACGGCAGGCAGAACCGTCGGGCATATCCTCTACTGTAGCTTCCCAGTACCAGCATCCTTTTGTAACATCTACATGATAAACAAACAGCTAATATGAAAACATTGTCGATACTATAAAccacaataaataaatgcttaCAATGAGAAGCCCGAGCCATGCAATAACCTTTCTCGCCTGTAATCGATAACCGGTCCTCCGACACTTTCAATTGAGGAGCACGATCATGCAGAGCTATTAGAACGGCATTTGGTGAAAGCACACGGTATAACCATCCAGGAATCGGCTTGCCGGCCCAATCTGCACTTTCATCAAACTCTTGCCGGAACGGTGCATGAGGATCTGGCTCAGCCAGTATGTACCGGTAGCCATCCTTGTTGAAGGGGTGCTCCAGGGGATAACCATGAGCCGGCAGCTTCACGAGAGCACTAACATCAGTACCAAGGCGACTCTTCTTTCCTGGCGCGCCACTCTGTTCGTTATTGGGGAGCTTCCGCTTCTGCTGCCTGCTTTTAGAAAAATTCTGTGTAGCTAGAAAGGGGCgatatgaaaaatgattcGTAAAATAATTGATTCTATAATAGATAAGCTAACATCCTTAGTTACTTTCTTCCATAACCGAGCGTAAAAATATCCAATGCAATCGAAGATAGTGGATGTGGATTTAGCTTCTAAATAGAGGCACAACAGTGTAGAAttgaagagaaataaaaaagaagcaatagAAATAAAACACTAAATCCACTGTATTGCGTGGATTTCACATCGGGGAATTGCgtataaataatattattgTTTCCAATGTGACTTTAAAAGCTTTTTGACAATTAATTGCACAACTGACATTCCTATGTTATTGTAgcgtctcgctcgctctttgtTGGTATCGCTACTTCACTTCTAACGCTCTATCGTACGCATAAACAAACTCCGCGGTAATTGCAGTTCATAGGAATAAAATAGCTAAAGTAATGTGTAGCTTAATGATGCATAAATGACAAAGTATAATTTTGAACACatgaacaaattttaaaaatgaaacataagaAAAATATCCTATGATACCAAATGGTATAAACGATTCAATGGGTCGTTCAATATCGTTTGCAAACTGTTGAAAGTATCAATTACCATGATGATTGCATTCTTTTATCATCTCAGAACATATGCTTACCTAATGCAGTAGCTTCGTCGTACGTAGGTTTAATTTGAGTTACATCCGTATTCGCTAGGCCATACATTTGACCGTGTTCATTACTTTCTTCGTACGAAAACAACGTGTTGATGTCTTTTATGAGAGATCTTTGTACGGTGGCGTACCATGATTGAGTTGATCGTCGGGCCATGGTCGTCATTGCTTCCCAGTAGTGATCCATATAAGGAATGATATCCTTGTCTTTGCTGAACATCAATCGTGTTTTACCTTCCTTGTTTGCGGTTTGTTGCAAGTTTGCTAAAGCCGTAATACACATTTGCGGTATTGATGCTTGCACTTTGCGAAAACTTTCCAAACCTGTCATGGAACAGTTTTTGCATACGAAAACATAATTCATCATGAAAGGAACCAGGCGACCAAGCTGAAATCCGATGCAAGATTCGTGAAACCATCGATTGCAAGTAGCGCAAAGAAGCTCTACGATGTTAAGATTCCTTTCCTTCCCACTAAAAAACCAAAGCAATATAAGAAAGAATTTAGAATGGCAGTGATAACTTAATAATATCATATTTTTCCATGTATGTTATGCTTACCAATAGCAATTGTATTTCTCATCCCCGGCGGGAGACTTCTTGATATCAGCTTTCACTTCAGCCGCCTCCATTTTAAATTATCTTATCAAAAATTATATGAGCTAGTGTATAATAAAGTACAAGAATGTTCACAGAATCGATTTATAACAAGaattcaaaataattttacgTATTTCATTCATGAAATACAAATTTTCTAAACTAGGAATTACGGACGGCTTGGTGTTTGTTGTATACGAATCCGCGGTAAAGCAAGCTGCAATGACAGTTAAACGGTATGCTGTACAAGGTGTCCATAGCAAGCATAATAAtacaataaatttatttcattttttcggCGATCGTAAtaaatttgtgctttttgaGTCGCTAATATTCTAATCGTTTTTCATAATCTAAACAAAATAGCTTACACTGTAAGCCCTTGAAATAAATATGATTTATATTTCTCTGCTGCGTCTACTTCGTCACAAATGTCATATATCGTAATGTTTTGA
This window harbors:
- the LOC128731529 gene encoding set1/Ash2 histone methyltransferase complex subunit ASH2 encodes the protein MEAAEVKADIKKSPAGDEKYNCYCGKERNLNIVELLCATCNRWFHESCIGFQLGRLVPFMMNYVFVCKNCSMTGLESFRKVQASIPQMCITALANLQQTANKEGKTRLMFSKDKDIIPYMDHYWEAMTTMARRSTQSWYATVQRSLIKDINTLFSYEESNEHGQMYGLANTDVTQIKPTYDEATALATQNFSKSRQQKRKLPNNEQSGAPGKKSRLGTDVSALVKLPAHGYPLEHPFNKDGYRYILAEPDPHAPFRQEFDESADWAGKPIPGWLYRVLSPNAVLIALHDRAPQLKVSEDRLSITGEKGYCMARASHYVTKGCWYWEATVEDMPDGSACRLGWGQEYANLQAPLGYDKFGYSWRSRKGTKFHESHGKHYSVGYAEGDTLGFLITLPNEQQTNHTSNTFKDRPLVKFKSHLYYEDKDRVNETLKSLKVQPGSKIHFFKNGICQGEAFTDMFKGAYYPAISLHKNVTISVNFGPNFKHPEAMKEYNAKPMHERVEEMICEQTMADMMYFTENDGKLRLDTYSI